Proteins encoded together in one Oreochromis aureus strain Israel breed Guangdong linkage group 23, ZZ_aureus, whole genome shotgun sequence window:
- the LOC116327304 gene encoding inosine-uridine preferring nucleoside hydrolase-like: MKKKLIIDVDTGVDDAMAIMVALANPDVEILGITCCHGNTPLENVLKNTLRVLKVCNRLDIPVYRGCSKPLLARKQHAGDYHGKDGLGDVPDPDAPGLDLLQKKNAVQAMVKLVKDNAGEVILVATAPLTNLAVAVQLDPSLPKKLKALYIMGGNTESRGNTTVCGEFNFVADPEAAYIVLDRYTCPTYMATWEFTCRNSLPWSFCDTWLAESTLKADFMKKISSLSRTKAQSADYQKEITAGTGFNSCDVYALAAAIDDTLITESEEVAVAVELEGTYTRGMMVVDYIQKLKKDHKAIIMKKVDLEKLKQMLTNALK; this comes from the exons ATGAAGAAGAAGCTCATCATTGATGTGGACACTGGGGTGGATGACGCTATGGCCATCATGGTGGCCCTCGCCAACCCTGATGTGGAGATTTTGGGGATCACCTGCTGCCATGGCAACACACCCCTGGAGAACGTCCTCAAGAACACACTGCGTGTCCTGAAAGTCTGCAACAGGCTAGAC ATTCCAGTGTATCGTGGCTGCTCAAAGCCTCTGCTGGCCCGCAAACAGCATGCGGGTGATTACCACGGGAAAGACGGGCTGGGGGATGTCCCAGATCCAGATGCTCCAGGCTTGGATCTGCTGCAGAAGAAGAACGCTGTGCAGGCCATGGTCAAGCTTGTGAAAGACAATGCTGGAGAG GTAATCCTCGTAGCCACCGCTCCCCTCACTAACCTGGCTGTCGCAGTGCAGTTGGACCCTTCCTTGCCAAAAAAGCTGAAGGCGCTCTACATCATGGGGGGAAACACTGAAT CCAGAGGTAACACCACAGTGTGTGGAGAGTTTAACTTTGTAGCCGACCCAGAGGCGGCTTACATCGTGTTGGACCGCTACACCTGCCCAACCTACATGGCTACATGGGAGTTCACCTGCAGGAACAGCCTTCCATGG TCTTTCTGTGACACCTGGCTTGCCGAATCTACTCTGAAAGCAGACTTCATGAAAAAGATTTCAAGTCTTTCAAGGACG AAAGCCCAATCAGCTGACTATCAGAAGGAGATTACTGCAGGAACTGGTTTCAATTCCTGTGACGTCTATGCCTTAGCTGCTGCCATCGATGATACATTGATAACTGAGAGCGAAGAG GTTGCAGTGGCAGTGGAGTTGGAGGGAACCTACACCCGAGGCATGATGGTGGTGGACTACATCCAGAAGCTGAAGAAAGACCATAAGGCCATCATCATGAAGAAAGTTGACTTGGAAAAGTTAAAGCAAATGTTGACCAATGCACTCAAATag
- the LOC116327183 gene encoding inosine-uridine preferring nucleoside hydrolase-like isoform X1: protein MKKKLIIDVDTGVDDAMAIMVALANPDVEILGITCCHGNTPLENVLKNTLRVLKVCNRLDIPVYRGCSKPLLARKQHAGDYHGKDGLGDVPDPDAPGLDLLQKKNAVQAMIKLVKENAGEVILVATAPLTNLAVAVQLDPSLPKKLKALYIMGGNSESRGNTTVCGEFNFVADPEAAYIVLDRYTCPTYISTWEFTCRNSLSWSFCDTWLAQCTQKAEFMKKISNLSRMKAQSADYQKEITAGTGFNSCDVYALAAAIDDTLITESEEVAVAVELEGTYTRGMMVVDYIQKLKKDHKAIIMKKVDLEKLKQMLTNALK, encoded by the exons atGAAGAAGAAGCTCATCATTGATGTGGACACTGGGGTGGATGACGCTATGGCCATCATGGTGGCCCTCGCCAACCCTGATGTGGAGATTTTGGGGATCACCTGCTGCCATGGCAACACACCCCTGGAGAACGTCCTCAAGAACACACTGCGTGTCCTGAAAGTCTGCAACAGGCTGGAC ATTCCAGTGTATCGTGGCTGCTCAAAGCCTCTGCTGGCCCGCAAACAGCATGCGGGTGATTACCACGGGAAAGACGGGCTGGGGGATGTCCCAGATCCAGATGCTCCAGGCTTGGATCTGCTGCAGAAGAAGAACGCTGTGCAGGCCATGATCAAGCTTGTGAAAGAAAATGCTGGAGAG GTAATCCTCGTAGCCACCGCTCCCCTCACTAACCTGGCTGTCGCAGTGCAGTTGGACCCTTCCTTGCCAAAAAAGCTGAAGGCGCTCTACATCATGGGGGGAAACAGTGAAT CCAGAGGTAACACCACAGTGTGTGGAGAGTTTAACTTTGTAGCCGACCCAGAAGCGGCTTACATCGTGTTGGACCGCTACACCTGCCCAACCTACATCTCCACCTGGGAGTTCACCTGCAGGAACAGCCTGTCATGG TCTTTCTGTGACACCTGGCTTGCTCAATGTACTCAGAAAGCCGAATTCATGAAAAAGATTTCCAATCTTTCAAGGATG AAAGCCCAATCAGCTGACTATCAGAAGGAGATTACTGCAGGAACTGGTTTCAATTCCTGTGACGTCTATGCCTTAGCTGCTGCCATCGATGATACACTGATAACTGAGAGCGAAGAG gtTGCAGTGGCAGTGGAGTTGGAGGGGACCTACACCCGAGGCATGATGGTGGTGGACTACATCCAGAAGCTGAAGAAAGACCATAAGGCCATCATCATGAAGAAAGTTGACTTGGAAAAGTTAAAGCAAATGTTGACCAATGCACTCAAATAG
- the LOC116327901 gene encoding protein-tyrosine kinase 2-beta-like codes for MSGDTTTLSWRSMSPTSQSDSLDLSPTAGVHRDALFQVKIIKVCFLSNSPNLGKNFKLIRCEEGWTVKNLISTVLSSGCVGPEIKHTQCYGLLLKHLKSSEIHWLHPDLTVAELTHRYEQQHLEAEWRYDLRIRYIPSDFMERFQDDRTTMLYFYQQVRSDYMQQYASKVSDGMALQLGCLEIRRFCKDMNPNGLEKKSNFEFLEKEIGLDLFFPKELIDSMKPKQLRRMIQQTFQGYSTMNQDQCMAKFFTTLAQCWCFTQESFACQLVQGWSLTIDLVIDPDGISQHTENSTPICLAKFSQVRSISCTAESDGRALLKAHIEGAKQPLSVNTSSLAVAENMADLIDGYCRLEGAERSLIVSPNKGRDTRMKLPDIPKCGGSSAPSKGFNSDIYSEIPEDGADISERHKISREDFVVGRILGEGFFGEVHDGVYKSPTGERIRVAIKTCKDCSADVKEKFLSEADLMKNLDHPHIVCLIGVIEADPVWIVMELYEHGELGNYLIENQYSLSTATLVLYCLQICKALAYLEGLNMVHRDIAVRNVLVASPECVKLGDFGLSRYVDEQEYYKASVSRLPIKWMAPESINFRRFTTASDVWMFGVCVWEIFSMAQQPFFWLENGQVITQLETGVRLHKPQLCPPIVYSLLTRCWAYEPSGRPSFGELACSLSDIHRMEVELEKDERRNKPRSNSIAFDPNHTEPPPKPSRSTGSTLPQGSHIQVPPKDSSPAWEKERVEETLERQRREMMMDKKWLEQEEKQLGPAVGRDTQIKLPDSSSKNGPPQKPPMPAAQPRPTAELDRSGDQVYTNVMAMVKQVVQLKNDVNTLPASEYPNAVKAVGISLRTLIQSVDEILPSLHSSVTTEIEGTKKLLNKDLAELINKMRLAQQNSITSLKEECQKQMLAAAHTLALDSKNLLDAVDQARVRANLAKPKRDSEDEEDSGKDTQVPC; via the exons ATGTCGGGAGACACCACCACCCTGTCCTGGAGGAGCATGTCTCCGACCAGCCAGTCAGATTCCTTGGACCTGTCTCCAACAGCGGGTGTCCACAGGGACGCCCTCTTCCAGGTGAAGATCATCAAAGTGTGTTTCCTCAGCAACAGCCCCAACCTGGGCAAGAACTTCAAACTCATCCGCTGTGAGGAGGGATGGACTGTCAAG AATCTGATCAGCACGGTGCTGTCCAGCGGCTGCGTTGGTCCAGAGATAAAACACACCCAATGCTACGGCCTCCTTCTCAAACACCTCAAATCCTCAGAGATACACTGGCTGCACCCTGATCTCACTGTGGCTGAGCTCACCCACCGCTACGAGCAGCAGCACCTAGAAGCTGAGTGGAG ATATGACTTGAGGATCAGATACATCCCATCAGACTTTATGGAAAGATTCCAAGATGACAGAACCACCATGCTCTACTTTTACCAGCAG GTACGAAGTGATTATATGCAGCAGTATGCCTCAAAAGTAAGTGATGGAATGGCTCTACAGCTTGGCTGTCTGGAAATCAG GAGGTTCTGCAAAGACATGAATCCAAACGGATTGGAGAAAAAGTCAAACTTTGAATTTCTGGA GAAGGAGATAGGACTCGACCTGTTCTTCCCCAAAGAGCTCATTGACAGCATGAAG CCCAAGCAGCTGCGTCGCATGATCCAGCAGACGTTTCAGGGCTACTCGACTATGAATCAGGACCAGTGCATGGCGAAGTTCTTCACCACTCTGGCTCAGTGCTGGTGCTTCACGCAGGAAAGCTTCGCCTGCCAACTAGTA CAAGGCTGGAGCTTAACAATAGACTTAGTTATTGACCCTGATGGGATTAGCCAGCACACTGAGAACTCAACG CCCATCTGTTTGGCCAAGTTCTCTCAGGTCCGCAGCATCTCCTGTACTGCAGAGAGTGACGGGCGAGCTCTGCTCAAAGCACACATTGAGGGAGCCAAACAG CCACTGTCAGTGAACACTTCCTCCCTGGCAGTAGCAGAAAACATGGCTGACCTGATTGATGGCTACTGCCGACTGGAAGGCGCTGAACGTTCACTTATTGTCAGCCCCAACAAAG GGAGAGATACGCGAATGAAACTTCCTGACATCCCAAAATG TGGTGGTTCCAGTGCTCCCAGTAAAGGTTTCA ATTCTGATATTTATTCTGAAATCCCTGAAGACGGAGCTGACATTAGTG aAAGGCACAAGATCTCCAGGGAGGATTTCGTTGTGGGACGGATCCTGGGCGAGGGATTCTTTGGAGAGGTTCACGACGGAGTTTATAAAAGCCCA acagGGGAGAGGATCCGAGTGGCCATCAAAACATGTAAGGACTGTTCGGCTGATGTAAAGGAGAAGTTTCTCAGTGAAGCCG ACTTGATGAAAAATCTGGATCACCCCCACATCGTGTGTCTGATTGGAGTCATTGAGGCCGATCCTGTCTGGATTGTCATGGAGCTCTATGAGCACGGAGag TTGGGGAACTACCTCATAGAGAACCAGTACAGCCTGAGCACAGCGACGCTTGTCCTCTACTGTCTACAGATATGCAAAGCTTTGGCTTACCTAGAAGGTCTCAACATGGTGCACAG AGATATAGCGGTGAGAAACGTCTTGGTGGCGTCTCCAGAATGTGTCAAACTTGGTGACTTCGGCCTCTCTCGCTACGTAGACGAACAAGAGTATTATAAAG CTTCAGTGAGTCGTTTACCAATCAAATGGATGGCGCCGGAATCCATCAACTTTAGACGTTTCACCACAGCCAGTGACGTCTGGATGTTCg gtgtttgtgtgtgggagaTCTTCTCAATGGcccagcagccgttcttctggTTGGAGAACGGGCAGGTGATCACCCAGCTGGAGACGGGCGTTCGACTCCACAAACCGCAGCTCTGCCCGCCCATCGTCTACTCACTGCTTACCCGCTGCTGGGCCTATGAGCCCAGTGGCCGTCCCAGCTTTGGCGAGCTTGCCTGCTCCCTCAG TGACATCCACAGGATGGAGGTGGAGCTGGAGAAAGATGAGAGGCGAAACAAACCACGGTCCAACTCGATAGCATTTGATCCCAACCACACGGAGCCTCCACCAAAG cCTTCCAGATCAACAGGCAGCACCCTTCCCCAAGGCTCACACATACAG GTACCTCCAAAGGATAGCAGCCCAGCatgggagaaagagagagtggaaGAAACTTTAGAAAGACAAAGAAGAGAAATGATGATGGACAAAAAGTGGCTGGAGCAGGAAGAGAAACAACTG GGTCCTGCTGTGGGACGAGATACACAGATCAAG CTTCCTGACAGCAGCTCAAAAAACG GTCCTCCACAGAAACCCCCAATGCCAGCTGCACAG CCTCGTCCCACAGCTGAGCTGGACCGATCAGGTGATCAGGTTTACACCAATGTCATGGCGATGGTGAAACAGGTGGTCCAGCTGAAGAATGATGTCAACACACTGCCGGCCTCTGAGTATCCCAATGCTGTCAAG GCAGTGGGTATCTCTCTCCGGACCCTGATTCAAAGTGTTGATGAGATCCTGCCCTCTCTGCACTCCTCTGTCACCACAGAG ATTGAGGGCACAAAGAAACTGCTGAACAAGGATTTGGCAGAGCTGATCAATAAGATGCGACTGGCCCAGCAAAACTCCATAACATCACTAAAAGAGGAGTGCCAGAAGCAGATGTTAGCTGCTGCTCACACTCTTGCTCTTGACTCCAAAAACCTCCTGGATGCCGTGGACCAGGCTCGAGTCAGGGCCAACCTGGCCAAGCCCAAACGTGACtcagaagatgaagaagattCTGGGAAAGACACACAGGTTCCCTGCTGA
- the LOC116327183 gene encoding probable uridine nucleosidase 2 isoform X2: protein MKKKLIIDVDTGVDDAMAIMVALANPDVEILGITCCHGNTPLENVLKNTLRVLKVCNRLDIPVYRGCSKPLLARKQHAGDYHGKDGLGDVPDPDAPGLDLLQKKNAVQAMIKLVKENAGEVILVATAPLTNLAVAVQLDPSLPKKLKALYIMGGNSESRGNTTVCGEFNFVADPEAAYIVLDRYTCPTYISTWEFTCRNSLSWSFCDTWLAQCTQKAEFMKKISNLSRMRGLAWTLGSEGTEYGHWEKDMARESEAHRDLLLCIILRHCK, encoded by the exons atGAAGAAGAAGCTCATCATTGATGTGGACACTGGGGTGGATGACGCTATGGCCATCATGGTGGCCCTCGCCAACCCTGATGTGGAGATTTTGGGGATCACCTGCTGCCATGGCAACACACCCCTGGAGAACGTCCTCAAGAACACACTGCGTGTCCTGAAAGTCTGCAACAGGCTGGAC ATTCCAGTGTATCGTGGCTGCTCAAAGCCTCTGCTGGCCCGCAAACAGCATGCGGGTGATTACCACGGGAAAGACGGGCTGGGGGATGTCCCAGATCCAGATGCTCCAGGCTTGGATCTGCTGCAGAAGAAGAACGCTGTGCAGGCCATGATCAAGCTTGTGAAAGAAAATGCTGGAGAG GTAATCCTCGTAGCCACCGCTCCCCTCACTAACCTGGCTGTCGCAGTGCAGTTGGACCCTTCCTTGCCAAAAAAGCTGAAGGCGCTCTACATCATGGGGGGAAACAGTGAAT CCAGAGGTAACACCACAGTGTGTGGAGAGTTTAACTTTGTAGCCGACCCAGAAGCGGCTTACATCGTGTTGGACCGCTACACCTGCCCAACCTACATCTCCACCTGGGAGTTCACCTGCAGGAACAGCCTGTCATGG TCTTTCTGTGACACCTGGCTTGCTCAATGTACTCAGAAAGCCGAATTCATGAAAAAGATTTCCAATCTTTCAAGGATG AGGGGCCTGGCATGGACACTTGGGAGCGAAGGCACGGAGTACGGACACTGGGAGAAAGACATGGCACGGGAGTCTGAGGCGCACAGGGATTTATTGTTGTGTATTATTTTAcgtcactgtaaataa